The genomic segment CCCCAGCGCGTAGACCGCGTCCCCGATGGCGAACCGGTCCACGCCGACACCGATCGCGGCGATCGTGCCCGACCCGTCCCGACCCAGGGTGTACGGAAAATCCGGGGTCTGGCCGGTGAGTTCCGCGAACAGGCCTTCCCGCTCGAGCGGATCCCACGATCCCACGCCTGCGTAGGCCACCTTGACCAGCACCTGGCCCGGCCCGACATCGGGTAGGCGCTGGCGTCCATAGGTCAGCACGTCGGGTCCGCCGAAACGGTCGATCGTCACAGCGTGCATTTCTTTCAATCGTGTCATTGCGTGTGTTCCCTGTCCGGGTATCGGCGCTTCGATAGCGGCGCGGAATCGCTGCGTGGCGTGTCAGCGCGCTTGAAGCTGCTGCTCCAGGTCGCCGGTGGACCAGTAATCGATCCACTCGACGATTTTTCCGTCGACGATCCGGATGACGGACGCGCCCTTGAGCGAGAAGGTGTTGCCGGTTGCCGGATAGCCGGGAAAGTCGCCGGTGTGCGTGCCGCTCATCGTGAAACTGGCTGCGCCGCCGGTCTCGTCGGCGATGATGAAATCCGGGTCCATCGTGAAGTTCGACAGCGACGCCCAGGTATCGCGCCACAGCGTCTTCATTTCTTCATGGCCGTTTGGAAACGCCTGAAGCGGAATGTCCTGGAACACCGAATCCGGTGCATGGAGTGCAGCCAGTGCATCGGCCTCGTGCGCGTTCTGAAGTGCGAACGCCTGCTGGATCAATGCCCGATGGCTGTTGGCGGTTGCGTTACCTGGTTGGGACATCGTTGGTTCTCCTGAATATCTGCACGCCCGGCCCGGGGAAAGCCGGGGCGTGGGGCGCGTGGATGAATCGCGGTTTCGCACTGGCCGCGCTGTGCAGCCCTGTCTCGAAAAACGCGTTGCCTGGCGCACGCGGGATAGCCCCGAATCGTCTTCCTGTCTGGGAATTCGCCCGGGTCCCGTGCGGCGTCCTCTGTATATTGGGAACGCAGCTCCATCGACAAGCAGGCACTTTCTTGGAACAAGGGCACCTTTCGGAAACCAACGACCTCCGGTGTATCTCGGAGGCACTGTCTCGGGTGGGAGACAAGTGGTCGATCGTGGTCGTGATGGAACTGGCCGCGGCGCCGAAACGATTCAGCGAGGTGCGCCGCGCGCTGGATGGCATCTCGCAGAAGATGCTGACGGCCACATTGCGCGGACTGGAACGCGATGGATTCGTCACGCGCACCGTCTATCCAACCAAGCCGCCCAGCGTCGAATACGCGCTCACGGCGCTCGGCCAGGAGATGGTGGTGCCGGTCAGGGCGCTGGGCACCTGGCTGGTCGCGAATGTCGAGCGTGTCGAAACCGCCCGCCGTCTGTTCGACTCCGATCGCCAGTCAGGCTGACGAGGGGCGGGCCGAGACAGACGTCGGGACCGTTGTTGCGGATCACAGGTACCTGCTACCGCCTGGCCGTAGCGCTGTCTCGCTCTGCGCAGTGCGGCGCACACCGAGACATGCATTGGCCGCTCGGCGCTTCGGCATCACACTGGCGCGATGCCGACATTCAACACCGATCCCACTGCGCCCTGCCCCTGCGGCCGCCCGCGCACCTACGCCGACTGCTGCAAGCCGCTGCACGACGGCGCTGCAGCGCCTGACACCGAGGCGCTGATGCGCTCGCGCTACGTCGTCTATGTGCAGCGCGATGCGGACTATCTGCGCGCGAGCTGGCACGCCTCTACGCGTCCGGATGATCTCGGCTTCGACGATCCGCAACCGGTCTGGCTCGGCCTCGACGTCAAGGCGCACGACGTGATCGACGCCGACCACGCCGAAGTGGCGTTCGTCGCGAAGTACCGCATCGGCGGCGGCAGCGTGGTGCGCATGCGCGAGCGCAGCCGCTTCGTGCGCGAGGACGGACGCTGGTTCTATGTCGATGGCGACGTCGGCTGAGCGCACCGTGAAACCGACGCCGGCGCGGGGATGCGCGGGCCACACCGGCTCGTGCACAGTGGTCGCCCCGCACGCGCAGGTCGCCCGCATGTCCCGTCTTCCGACGCATCGCTCCTCAAGTCCTGCGCGCCTTGCGCTGTCCAGCCTGTTGCTGTGCGCGGGCGGTGCTGCCGCGCAGGTGCCCGCGACCCCGGCGCCAGCCGCTGCGCCGACCTATGACGCCGCCGCGTTCGCGCGCTGCATCAGCGGCATCCGCGGCGACGCGGCCAAGGCGGGCATTCCGCAGGCGGCGTTCGATGCGCTCGCCGACGTGACGCCGGACATGACGGTGCTGCCGCTGCTCGACTCGCAACCCGAATTCACCACGCCGCTGTGGGATTACCTCGCCGGTCTCGTCGATGACGAACGCGTGGCCGATGGACGCGCGCGTCTGGTCGAGCATCGTGCGCTGCTCGATCGCGTGGCCGCGCAATACGGCGTCGACGCTGAGACCGTGG from the Luteimonas fraxinea genome contains:
- a CDS encoding ester cyclase, translating into MSQPGNATANSHRALIQQAFALQNAHEADALAALHAPDSVFQDIPLQAFPNGHEEMKTLWRDTWASLSNFTMDPDFIIADETGGAASFTMSGTHTGDFPGYPATGNTFSLKGASVIRIVDGKIVEWIDYWSTGDLEQQLQAR
- a CDS encoding winged helix-turn-helix transcriptional regulator — encoded protein: MNRGFALAALCSPVSKNALPGARGIAPNRLPVWEFARVPCGVLCILGTQLHRQAGTFLEQGHLSETNDLRCISEALSRVGDKWSIVVVMELAAAPKRFSEVRRALDGISQKMLTATLRGLERDGFVTRTVYPTKPPSVEYALTALGQEMVVPVRALGTWLVANVERVETARRLFDSDRQSG
- a CDS encoding YchJ family protein; this translates as MPTFNTDPTAPCPCGRPRTYADCCKPLHDGAAAPDTEALMRSRYVVYVQRDADYLRASWHASTRPDDLGFDDPQPVWLGLDVKAHDVIDADHAEVAFVAKYRIGGGSVVRMRERSRFVREDGRWFYVDGDVG